TGATTTTTTCGTGGTTTTCGTAAAATTTGGCCTGTTAATCATTAAATTCgagtttttatattttccccGTTTTTTATAAAGAGTGTTGATATTTGCTTCGTCAACGTTCTGAGATGAAAAGAGTAGTTGACCTTGCTTAAATTTAAGCTCTTCTTAGCTACAGTTGATGAAGGTTAGATTTTATTCTAACTTTGACgaattttagtgtttatttttaagGATTAAGAAATGTGTAAatcttggtttttcttttacttttgtaTTTATAGATTCGTAATTTGAAGACTTTATAGGAAAAAGAGGAGGTTTAGATTTTCAATTACGAGTAACAATGAACCatttacaattttctttttgtgagattagggtttttaaaacCCCGCCAAAAATATAGTTTCTGATTTAGGTATTTTAGTTGCTTTTTTTTGGGTCCATTTTGATTgagccttttctttttttgagaaTCTTCTTTACTTGCTTTGTGATTTTccctctatttcttttttttttcccctttttcttacttttttatCAAGAGTATTCTTAATTTcgaatttgtaaaatttaagcTGCTTTTGCTTTGATTTTGCAGTTCCTGCATGCGTGTGGATGATCTATAGCCTCCATTTTAGCGAAACATAGTTATAATTTAAGTTTTGGGGGTTCTTTGTTAGTGCCAAAAATAAATGTCGTTCCGAAGTATAGTTAACGATGTGAGGGATGCTTTGGGGAGCTTATCTAGGCGTAGTTTGGAGGTGAGATTGCCTGGTCATCATAAGGGAAAATCTAATGGTTCAGTGCTTGAGTTGAATGATGAGCCCATGGTTATCCAGAATAGCCGCTGGGCGAGCCTTCCGCCAGAGCTGTTGCGTGATGTGATCAAGAGATTGGAAGCGAGTGAGAGCAACTGGCCTGCTCGCAAGCATGTTGTTGCTTGTGCTGCAGTATGCAGGTCATGGAGGGAAATGTGCAAAGAAATTGTTAGATGTCCCGAGTTCTCCGGGAAAATCACCTTTCCAGTTTCTCTGAAGCAGGTAATATCTTTAATTAATAATGATCTTTTGTCTTGcatataattaattgattagTAATGTGTTTATTAGGGTTCTTGATCGGTATAAGCGAATGTTTGCATGTGTTTTATCTTATACAGTTGAATTTCCGATTATATACAGTGGTGACTGACAAAGTGTTCTTTTGTTAATCAACCACAGCCTGGGTCAAGGGATGGAACCATTCAATGCTTCATTAAGAGAGACAAATCTAATTTAACTTATCACCTTTTCCTTTGCCTTAGTCCTGGTAAGCTACTCGATCAGCCTCGCCCTTAAATTCTTTGGCTTGGGCTTGAGACCATGACTTTCCTTTGGTGTTTGTATCTGTATCTTGATTCTTGGGTGCCCCTGGGCAATACTACTAATTAACTTTTATGGTTTTACCACTAATATTCTATGGTGACAAGTATAACTCTATGTGGTTAAATAATGTTTGTTTGTCTGTTATTATCTTGTTTCTTAAGATGCTAATATAGCTGCAAAAAGCATCCTACAACTGCGGTACTAATTTTTTGACTCGCTATCTTTCTCCCTTTGTTGGCATAAATACATCTTCTAGCTGTTGGGGTAAATACTTCTTGATTATCAGTAAGTTGAAAGTTGAGACCTTGTCAGTCTgctttcatttgattttcttgttgattCCTCCGGTCTAGCTAAGTTTTAACTGTTTTGACAAGACAATCTTTTCCACTAGTGACTCTAAAAGTTCACTTTTGTCAAATTTAGAGCCACTTGATTCAGAAGTTGAGAGCCTgttgagaaaaaaaacattattctcATCTTTCTGTGATGAAATCTCCCCAAATACTCGTTTGCTACAGCTCCTGTTATTTCTTTTGGCAAATGCATGATTTCTTTCTGCAAGTTAGACAGTTTGGTTCCAAGTATAAGTGTAATCTGGCTATGAGTAGATTTTCTGTTGTCATCCTATATGACCTGTGGGTTAGCTCTGTTATGCAAATAGAATTCTCATCTTCAAGTTTGAAGTTTATAGCTGGTTGTTtacttcaaacttttaaaaaatccaTGTATACATTGAACCGGGTTCAAATGTCATTCTCTGCTGGAATAAGCTGAACCTATACATGGATCTCTGTGCAACTTAAATAGTGTCTTGTTGGTCATCTTTGCTTCATTGTGGCCTGGGATCATTGTCATTGGTATATATATCTTCTTTAATTTCCCTGCTGCTAGGTGAATcatttctttgattttgtttccttAATTCTAACTAGCTGTAGATAGCAATTTATCACGGCTTTAGCTGTCTGGTGTACTATTCTGACCGGCTTGCGTATGGAGAACAATTACTTGCTTTCAATTTACCATTTGTAATTGCGTATCTGACCTTAATCTTCTATATTTCTCATTGCAGCTTTGCTTGTTGAAAATGGGAAATTTCTTCTTTCTGCAAAACGGACCCGTAGAACTACTTGCACAGAGTATGTAATCTCTATGGATGCAGATAACATATCCAGATCTAGCAGCACATACATTGGAAAACTCAGGTGGGATATCTAATTCCTAAATAATCTATCTATCTACTTGCAGCGAATACACTGTTAAAGAGATTCTTATCccaatttttatatgttatttttgcaACTTCAGGTCCAACTTTCTTGGTaccaaattcataatttatgaCACACAACCTCCATACAACAATGCTCAGCTTTCACCACCTGGCCGAAGCCGAAGGTTCTATTCGAAAAAAGTCTCCCCAAAGGTTCCCACCGGTAGCTACAACATTGCTCAGGTTTCATATGAGCTAAATGTCCTAGGTACTAGGGGACCTCGTAGGATGCATTGCAGTATGTACTCAATTCCTGCCTCAGCTGTTGAGCCAGGTGGCATTGTCCCTGGTCAACCGGAGCTTATCCCTCGATCCCTTGAAGACTCATTTAGGAGCATCTCTTTCTCAAAGTCAATTGACAACTCATCTGAGTTTAGTAGTGCCAGATTCTCAGACATTGTTGGAACCCGTGATGAAGAGGATGAAGGGAAGGATAGGCCATTGATACTCAGGAACAAAGCACCAAGATGGCATGAACAGTTACAGTGTTGGTGCCTGAACTTCCGGGGACGTGTAACCGTTGCATCTGTGAAGAATTTTCAGCTGATTGCTGCAAACCAACCAGCAGCCGGAGCGCCAACACCGTCGCAGCCAGCCCAATCAGACCACGACAAGATAATTCTCCAGTTTGGTAAAGTTGGGAAGGACATGTTTACCATGGACTACAGATATCCACTGTCAGCATTTCAGGCATTTGCCATCTGCCTGAGCAGCTTTGACACCAAATTGGCATGTGAATAGATGAAAAAAGTGACAAATGTTGAGCAAATACAACATTTAGCTCGGTATTGAGTCTCTTTTACTTTCTAGAAATTGATAGGATGGGGTGTTGCATGCAGTGTTATTGTACAATTGGTAGCCAGAAACTGGCAAAAAGGACACGAAAACATTTGTTCACCTTTCTTTCCATTTTATCTTCCTCGTTGCATTTTCATTTTGTCTCCTTTGAGATAGATTGCTGTATTCTGTTGTTTCAGTCTTTGAAAATTATGTGAAAACAACAGTTGAGAGTCGGAAGTAAAAGTTTAGTACGTTCATGGATGCACCGTTTTATTTAAGATGTTATCCTGCTCGTCAtaagaaattaatttcattaatataaTAGGAGGGTCGCAGGAGAAAAGATTCCCATCGCATGGTGCAGTCCAAATTCCATGCATGTGTTTTTTATGCTGTCGGCCTCTTCTTTTGAATTGAAACCTGGTGGCAGCAAAGCATTAGTTAGGAAAACTCTTGTACTCAGATCAGACGCCAAAACATATTCTTCTGACAACAAAAAACTTCCACTCACGTACTATCATGTTCCTATAATTACCAGGTCCGACTTATATCCTACGTGTTGGTATTTTGATTGAGTGGTAGACAATGACGACAGATTTTGACATGTTTGTATATATCTATTTCCAGTGTTTGTTGGTGTATGTATTGTATTGTACtgttgcatttgttttggaATCAAAATTGGGCAATAGGTATAGCTATTCCTTTTTGCAAGCTTTAAGGTGTCTGACGACCATACTACCAAGAGTGGGTCCtctgtttttgttttcataattttccttttttataatgattttggtTTCAAACACATATTTTCTTTTCGGAAATGCAAACTTAAAGACTTCATTAAAGTACACAATGCCAACAACAGTAGTAGTATAGGGAAAACAATGAAACATCACTCAAATTTTCCAACCCAAACGCATAATAACTTTTTAGttctctatttaattttgtcattttttagctcttatatttgtattttttatcaaatcacttcaaaattgatgtaaaattaacgtttattaactttgttgatgtggcacACTCGTGAATTGTCATATAGATGACatgtcatcatttaattaatttttaaaattttaaaaattcaaaaatattttataaattacaaattattttaaaaaattttaacattttgaattaaaaaattaattaaatgctgaCATGTTATCCACATTTATCacatcaagaaaattaaataactttaattttttcatctattttggggtgatttgtaaaaaaacacaaatttaaaaacaaaaagaattaataattaaaatttttataaagtttaaaagtcgaataaatcattataaatttaataattcctatgcataaataatatgattcaaattaaattacGACCACAATTAATTACGGTGGTAATAATGGCGagaaacaatttttaaaagtcgaaTTAGATTTATTTCTGGGTCCAATGGAATTCatatgtaatgacccaaaattcacgggcatcggaaaagtataatatcgggcctccgtctcagtaaattaagtttaaaaataattattagaaatatttacgagACTATTTGTgcgtttaattaggttttag
This sequence is a window from Gossypium raimondii isolate GPD5lz chromosome 5, ASM2569854v1, whole genome shotgun sequence. Protein-coding genes within it:
- the LOC105769829 gene encoding tubby-like F-box protein 8; this encodes MSFRSIVNDVRDALGSLSRRSLEVRLPGHHKGKSNGSVLELNDEPMVIQNSRWASLPPELLRDVIKRLEASESNWPARKHVVACAAVCRSWREMCKEIVRCPEFSGKITFPVSLKQPGSRDGTIQCFIKRDKSNLTYHLFLCLSPALLVENGKFLLSAKRTRRTTCTEYVISMDADNISRSSSTYIGKLRSNFLGTKFIIYDTQPPYNNAQLSPPGRSRRFYSKKVSPKVPTGSYNIAQVSYELNVLGTRGPRRMHCSMYSIPASAVEPGGIVPGQPELIPRSLEDSFRSISFSKSIDNSSEFSSARFSDIVGTRDEEDEGKDRPLILRNKAPRWHEQLQCWCLNFRGRVTVASVKNFQLIAANQPAAGAPTPSQPAQSDHDKIILQFGKVGKDMFTMDYRYPLSAFQAFAICLSSFDTKLACE